In a single window of the Populus alba chromosome 16, ASM523922v2, whole genome shotgun sequence genome:
- the LOC118035635 gene encoding protein LURP-one-related 15: MATGQAPGNPIPAMRTYPPVEHPVVVIGAQYLAQYPVELAVNDFKVSDINGTLVFQVQIKLSSINRRFLKDAAGNTLVNLRKKIMTMHQRWEAFRGESKEENDLIFTAKKSKQSQSKTEVDVFLGNNKGEVPDFKVKEGYSKSSRSVLLRDSNTMIAQVHGGHTLAIMPNVDYAFIVALVVVILEGIKADDHREGAALKDINGVK, encoded by the exons ATGGCTACTGGACAAGCACCAGGCAACCCCATTCCAGCTATGAGAACGTACCCGCCGGTTGAGCATCCAGTGGTGGTAATAGGGGCACAGTACCTGGCACAGTACCCTGTTGAGCTCGCCGTCAACGATTTTAAGGTGTCTGACATTAATGGCACCCTCGTCTTCCAGGTCCAGATTAAACTATCAAGCATTAATCGTCGTTTTCTGAAAGATGCAGCCGGAAACACCCTTGTCAATCTCAGGAAGAAG ATAATGACCATGCATCAGAGGTGGGAGGCTTTTAGAGGAGAAAGCAAGGAGGAGAATGATTTGATTTTCACAGCCAAGAAATCAAAGCAGTCCCAATCCAAGACTGAGGTAGACGTATTCTTGGGTAATAACAAAGGAGAGGTCCCTGATTTCAAGGTCAAAGAAGGCTACAGCAAGAGTTCCCGCTCTGTACTTCTTCGAGATTCCAATACCATGATTGCACAG GTGCATGGAGGACACACTCTCGCGATTATGCCTAATGTTGATTATGCCTTCATTGTGGCTCTTGTGGTGGTGATTCTGGAGGGGATCAAGGCGGATGATCATAGGGAAGGCGCGGCCCTTAAAGACATTAACGGTGTAAAATAG
- the LOC118035634 gene encoding protein LURP-one-related 15 produces MATGHAPGNPIPAVRTYPPVEHPVVVIGPQYLAQYPVELAVSTKLWTLGENDFKVSDINGTLIFQVKSKLLTLHDRRFLKDAAGNTLVNLRQKIRTMHRRWEAFRGESKEEKDLLFTAKKSKLFQFKTELDVFLANNKREVPDFKVKGGYGESSCSILVGDSNTMLAQMHRLHSLTTMILDTDSFGVTVYPNVDYAFIVALVVILDEINADRSGED; encoded by the exons ATGGCTACTGGGCACGCACCAGGCAACCCCATTCCAGCTGTGAGAACATACCCGCCGGTGGAGCATCCAGTGGTGGTAATAGGACCACAGTACCTGGCACAGTACCCTGTTGAACTCGCCGTCTCTACAAAGCTATGGACTCTTGGAGAGAATGATTTTAAGGTGTCTGACATTAATGGCACCCTCATCTTCCAGGTCAAGAGTAAACTCTTAACCCTACATGATCGTCGTTTTCTGAAAGATGCAGCCGGTAACACCCTTGTCAATCTCAGGCAGAAG ATAAGGACCATGCATCGGAGGTGGGAAGCTTTTAGAGGAGAAAGCAAGGAGGAGAAAGATTTGCTTTTCACAGCCAAGAAATCAAAGCTGTTCCAATTCAAAACTGAGTTAGACGTATTCTTGGCTAACAACAAAAGAGAGGTCCCTGATTTCAAGGTCAAGGGAGGGTACGGAGAGAGTTCCTGCTCTATACTTGTTGGAGATTCCAATACCATGCTTGCACAA ATGCATAGATTACATTCTCTCACGACAATGATCTTGGATACAGATAGTTTTGGAGTGACTGTTTATCCTAATGTTGATTATGCCTTCATAGTAGCTCTTGTAGTGATTCTCGATGAGATCAATGCGGACCGTAGTGGCGAAGATTAA